From the Arctopsyche grandis isolate Sample6627 chromosome 11, ASM5162203v2, whole genome shotgun sequence genome, one window contains:
- the LOC143919154 gene encoding uncharacterized protein LOC143919154 yields MLYAECTILDPRFKTRGFKNQRACEMVVQALRNKIGQVQLVQGDTSEAVPTSSDASTSIPSNKNSCIWDEYDQEIQKITRPDNQLAAGIRELDKYLNEEYLNRKEDPLQWWHERRLMVR; encoded by the coding sequence ATGTTATACGCAGAGTGTACGATTTTGGATCCTCGATTTAAGACGAGGGGATTCAAAAATCAAAGAGCCTGTGAAATGGTAGTACAAGCCCTTAGAAATAAAATCGGCCAAGTACAATTAGTTCAAGGGGATACTTCAGAGGCTGTTCCTACTTCCAGCGACGCATCAACATCTAtacctagtaataaaaatagctgCATATGGGATGAATACGaccaagaaatacaaaaaattactagGCCAGATAACCAGCTTGCTGCTGGCATTCGCGAATTAGATAAATACCTAAATGAAGAGTATCTAAATCGTAAAGAAGATCCGCTTCAATGGTGGCATGAACGTCGTttgatggttcggtga
- the LOC143919238 gene encoding uncharacterized protein LOC143919238: MECRLCLGPAPAGSSVSIFGDPHPERLEQRIRTCCQIYVKRNDGLPDIVCISCKTNLELLISFRKACFRSNETSQLRLDDCLKIKTEEVLLDDVIWDDEPSPPTIHRKRSEICSKPLPSEAELVLHSREKPFKCDICLKSFSIKHKLVIHLRTHTGEKPYKCGICSKSFTHSFSLVIHLRSHTGEKPYECEICLKSFSQSSSLISHLRSHTGEKPYECEICLKLFPRNSALRLHQKLHTGIKPYKCELCLKSFFRQCDLRTHEKWHIGIKPHKCDICSKSFVFKSCLVSHEKLHTGIKPHKCEICLKSFLHKCNLASHQKLHIGIKPHKCGICLKSFLQKSNLRTHEKFRHLRSHTGSGEKPYKCDICLKSFTLKSSLPKHIRSHTGEKPYKCDICLKSFRRKYDLVMHLRSHTGEKPYKCDICLKSFRNKSALIIHSRTHTGEKPYNSRMRTTEALEQGRWQTRVRPHARKRRKHTGIKPHKCDICSKSYVNKYVLVRHLRSHTGSGEKPYKCNIGNVENFGAKDNVSQRYKSYNTVPRIDSVCTDICKDISSLLTGNGTSPYM, from the exons atggagtgcaggctttgtcttggaccagctccggccgggtcttccgtctccatcttcggcgatcctcatccagagcgtctcgagcaacgcattcggacctgctgtcaaatttat GTTAAGAGAAACGATGGGCTGCCAGACATAGTGTGTatttcgtgtaagaccaatctggaattgttgatcagctttcgaaaggcttgttttcgaagcaacgaaacgtctcaactgaggttagatgactgcttgaagatcaagacgGAAGAAGTTTTGCTGGATGatgtaatatgggacgatgagccttcaccaccgacaattcaccgaaagcgtagtgaaatttgttcaaagccaTTGCCCAGTGAAGCTGAACTTGTTTTACATAGTAGAGAAAAGccgttcaaatgtgacatttgtttaaaatcgtttagtaTTAAACATAaacttgtgatacatttaagaactcacacgggagAAAAACCTTATAAATGtggaatttgttcaaaatcattcactCATAGTTTTTCtcttgtgatacatttaagatctcacacgggggaaaagccttatgagtgtgaaatttgtttaaaatcattttctcaaagtTCCTCTCTTATTTctcatttaagatctcacacgggggaaaagccctatgagtgtgaaatttgtttaaaattatttcctcGAAATTCTGCTCTCAGGCTACATCAAAAATTGCATACggggataaaaccatacaaatgtgaactttgtttaaaatcattttttcgaCAATGTGATCTCAGAACACATGAAAAATGGCATattgggataaaaccacacaaatgtgacatttgttcaaaatcatttgtttttaaatcttgcctcgtgtcacatgaaaaattgcacactgggataaaaccccacaagtgtgaaatttgtttaaaatccttTCTTCATAAATGTAACCTCGCGTCACATCAGAAATTGCATattgggataaaaccacacaaatgtggcatttgtttaaaatccttTCTTCAGAAATCTAACCTCAggacacatgaaaaatt tCGTCATTTACGATCTCATACGGGatcgggggaaaagccttacaagtgtgacatttgtttaaaatcattcaccctTAAGTCTTCCCTCCCGAAACATATAAG atctcacacgggggaaaagccttacaaatgtgatatttgtttaaaatcatttcgtcGTAAATATGATCTTGTGAtgcatttaagatctcacacgggggaaaagccttacaaatgtgatatttgtttaaaatcatttaggaATAAATCTGCGCTTATTATTCATTCAAGAAcccacacgggggaaaagccttacaa TTCCCGTATGCGTACAACGGAAGCGTTAGAGCAAGGGAGATGGCAAACGAGAGTCCGACCACACGCGCGTAAGCGACGgaaa cacactgggataaaaccacacaagtgtgacatttgttcaaaatcatatgttaataaatatgtacttgttCGTCATTTACGATCTCATACGGGatcgggggaaaagccttacaa ATGTAATATTGGGAACGTAGAAAATTTTGGTGCTAAAGATAATGTCTCACAAAgatataaatctta